In a single window of the Ficedula albicollis isolate OC2 chromosome 13, FicAlb1.5, whole genome shotgun sequence genome:
- the TNIP1 gene encoding TNFAIP3-interacting protein 1 isoform X1: MEGTGPYHIYDPGGGSEENGSTALERLVEENARLKEKMQGIKSIGELLEESQVEASKLRQKAEDLVKDNKMLIGSSSLENLVETGAVGPDPSFARAAPGSAQPDLEARKSPPSDLEQPPNEDANLLPQLQQLENTLSGCAKEASKDQVFVRMGYMASELKRLASKVHKNEQRTSFLQTLCETLHNENKELRTKLEHDLEQRNQALEKLRCENQELRRMVTLSSQDSGKREAAEQQQQSGAMVEKAPGREELEAKEKKVKILEHQRRELLEVNKQWDQHFRSMKQKYEQKVTDLHQELAEARRAVTELESEREQKQRDFDRKLLLAKSRIETEEAEKERLAMEVRDLQQRMRFLQEQLAPVTRQREYQEKEIQRLNKALEEALNVQASPPPIFAMEPAGKLPQQELLTQNELLKQQVKIFEEDFQRERSDRERMNEEKEELKQQLEKLQKQLVLSNNQLRASKDDCQREKEEKEKLKKLLKQHKQASGERLHPEPGPGPLGPACPMYQYQYSPPMAHPMYHGYDEWQQIRYPPAVPGEHTQGQNFHHFPPPEYPWRPPCAMAHSQNAQPVAGLKPVPKDLEQAGPGLP, translated from the exons ATGGAGGGCACAGGACCCTATCATATCTATGACCCCGGTGGGGGCTCAGAGGAGAATGGATCCACGGCCTTGGAGCGGCTGGTGGAGGAGAACGCCCGGCTGAAGGAGAAGATGCAAGGGATCAAGTCTATCG GAGAGCTTCTGGAGGAGTCCCAGGTCGAGGCATCCAAGCTGCGGCAGAAGGCAGAGGACCTTGTGAAAGACAACAAAATGCTGATTGGATCGTCTTCCTTGGAGAACTTGGTGGAAACTGGAG CCGTCGGCCCTGATCCCAGCTTTGCACGGGCAGCCCCAGGCAGCGCCCAGCCGGACCTGGAAGCACGGAAATCACCTCCCAGT gacttggagcagcccCCGAACGAGGATGCCAACCTGCTGCcgcagctgcagcagctggagaacacGCTGAGTGGCTGTGCCAAGGAGGCCAGCAAGGACCAGGTCTTTGTGCGCATGGGCTACATGGCCTCCGAGCTCAAGCGCTTGGCCTCCAAGGTGCACAAGAACGAGCAGAGAACGTCCTTCCTGCAG ACGCTGTGTGAGACGCTGCACAATGAGAACAAGGAGCTGCGCACCAAGCTGGAGCATGACCTGGAGCAGAGAAACCAGGCTCTGGAGAAGCTCAG GTGTGAGAACCAGGAGCTCCGGAGGATGGTGACACTGAGCAGCCAGGACAGTGGGAAGAGAGAAGCTGccgagcagcagcag CAGAGCGGTGCCATGGTGGAGAAGGCGCCGGGCAGAGAAGAGCTGGAGGCCAAGGAAAAGAAGGTGAAGATCCTGGAGCACCAGCGCAGGGAG ctgctggaggtgaaCAAACAATGGGATCAGCATTTCCGCTCCATGAAGCAGAAGTATGAGCAGAAG GTCACGGACCTACACCAGGAGCTGGCTGAGGCCCGCAGGGCAGTGACCGAGCTGGAGTCAGAACGGGAGCAAAAGCAACGGGATTTTGACCGCAAGCTGCTCCTGGCCAAGTCCCGGATCGAAACAGAGGAG gcagagaaggagAGGCTGGCCATGGAGGTGAGGGACCTGCAGCAGAGGATGCggttcctgcaggagcagctggctcCAGTCACCAGGCAGCGGGAATACCAGGAAAAGGAGATCCAGAGGCTGAACAAG GCACTAGAAGAGGCCTTGAACGTCCAAGCCTCTCCACCACCCATCTTTGCCATGGAGCCGGCAGGGaagctgccacagcaggagctgctgaccCAGAATGAGCTACTCAAGCAGCAG gtGAAAATTTTTGAGGAAGACTTCCAGCGGGAACGGAGTGACAGGGAGAGAATGaatgaggagaaggaagagctgAAGCAACAGctagaaaagctgcagaagcagTTGGTCCTCTCCAACAaccag CTGCGAGCCTCCAAAGACGACTgccagagggagaaggaggagaaggagaagctgAAGAAGCTGCTGAAACAGCACAAACAG GCTTCTGGAGAGAGGCTGCACCCCgagccagggccagggccgCTGGGCCCAGCCTGCCCCATGTACCAGTACCAGTACAGCCCCCCCATGGCTCACCCCATGTACCACGGCTACGACGAGTGGCAGCAGATCCGATACCCCCCAGCCGTGCCGGGCGAGCACACGCAAGGACAGAACTTCCACCATTTCCCCCCG CCCGAGTACCCCTGGCGCCCGCCCTGTGCCATGGCTCACAGCCAGAACGCCCAACCAGTGGCCGGGCTGAAACCAGTCCCCAAGGACTTGG AACAGGCAGGTCCCGGATTGCCCTAA
- the TNIP1 gene encoding TNFAIP3-interacting protein 1 isoform X2, whose product MEGTGPYHIYDPGGGSEENGSTALERLVEENARLKEKMQGIKSIGELLEESQVEASKLRQKAEDLVKDNKMLIGSSSLENLVETGAVGPDPSFARAAPGSAQPDLEARKSPPSDLEQPPNEDANLLPQLQQLENTLSGCAKEASKDQVFVRMGYMASELKRLASKVHKNEQRTSFLQTLCETLHNENKELRTKLEHDLEQRNQALEKLRCENQELRRMVTLSSQDSGKREAAEQQQSGAMVEKAPGREELEAKEKKVKILEHQRRELLEVNKQWDQHFRSMKQKYEQKVTDLHQELAEARRAVTELESEREQKQRDFDRKLLLAKSRIETEEAEKERLAMEVRDLQQRMRFLQEQLAPVTRQREYQEKEIQRLNKALEEALNVQASPPPIFAMEPAGKLPQQELLTQNELLKQQVKIFEEDFQRERSDRERMNEEKEELKQQLEKLQKQLVLSNNQLRASKDDCQREKEEKEKLKKLLKQHKQASGERLHPEPGPGPLGPACPMYQYQYSPPMAHPMYHGYDEWQQIRYPPAVPGEHTQGQNFHHFPPPEYPWRPPCAMAHSQNAQPVAGLKPVPKDLEQAGPGLP is encoded by the exons ATGGAGGGCACAGGACCCTATCATATCTATGACCCCGGTGGGGGCTCAGAGGAGAATGGATCCACGGCCTTGGAGCGGCTGGTGGAGGAGAACGCCCGGCTGAAGGAGAAGATGCAAGGGATCAAGTCTATCG GAGAGCTTCTGGAGGAGTCCCAGGTCGAGGCATCCAAGCTGCGGCAGAAGGCAGAGGACCTTGTGAAAGACAACAAAATGCTGATTGGATCGTCTTCCTTGGAGAACTTGGTGGAAACTGGAG CCGTCGGCCCTGATCCCAGCTTTGCACGGGCAGCCCCAGGCAGCGCCCAGCCGGACCTGGAAGCACGGAAATCACCTCCCAGT gacttggagcagcccCCGAACGAGGATGCCAACCTGCTGCcgcagctgcagcagctggagaacacGCTGAGTGGCTGTGCCAAGGAGGCCAGCAAGGACCAGGTCTTTGTGCGCATGGGCTACATGGCCTCCGAGCTCAAGCGCTTGGCCTCCAAGGTGCACAAGAACGAGCAGAGAACGTCCTTCCTGCAG ACGCTGTGTGAGACGCTGCACAATGAGAACAAGGAGCTGCGCACCAAGCTGGAGCATGACCTGGAGCAGAGAAACCAGGCTCTGGAGAAGCTCAG GTGTGAGAACCAGGAGCTCCGGAGGATGGTGACACTGAGCAGCCAGGACAGTGGGAAGAGAGAAGCTGccgagcagcagcag AGCGGTGCCATGGTGGAGAAGGCGCCGGGCAGAGAAGAGCTGGAGGCCAAGGAAAAGAAGGTGAAGATCCTGGAGCACCAGCGCAGGGAG ctgctggaggtgaaCAAACAATGGGATCAGCATTTCCGCTCCATGAAGCAGAAGTATGAGCAGAAG GTCACGGACCTACACCAGGAGCTGGCTGAGGCCCGCAGGGCAGTGACCGAGCTGGAGTCAGAACGGGAGCAAAAGCAACGGGATTTTGACCGCAAGCTGCTCCTGGCCAAGTCCCGGATCGAAACAGAGGAG gcagagaaggagAGGCTGGCCATGGAGGTGAGGGACCTGCAGCAGAGGATGCggttcctgcaggagcagctggctcCAGTCACCAGGCAGCGGGAATACCAGGAAAAGGAGATCCAGAGGCTGAACAAG GCACTAGAAGAGGCCTTGAACGTCCAAGCCTCTCCACCACCCATCTTTGCCATGGAGCCGGCAGGGaagctgccacagcaggagctgctgaccCAGAATGAGCTACTCAAGCAGCAG gtGAAAATTTTTGAGGAAGACTTCCAGCGGGAACGGAGTGACAGGGAGAGAATGaatgaggagaaggaagagctgAAGCAACAGctagaaaagctgcagaagcagTTGGTCCTCTCCAACAaccag CTGCGAGCCTCCAAAGACGACTgccagagggagaaggaggagaaggagaagctgAAGAAGCTGCTGAAACAGCACAAACAG GCTTCTGGAGAGAGGCTGCACCCCgagccagggccagggccgCTGGGCCCAGCCTGCCCCATGTACCAGTACCAGTACAGCCCCCCCATGGCTCACCCCATGTACCACGGCTACGACGAGTGGCAGCAGATCCGATACCCCCCAGCCGTGCCGGGCGAGCACACGCAAGGACAGAACTTCCACCATTTCCCCCCG CCCGAGTACCCCTGGCGCCCGCCCTGTGCCATGGCTCACAGCCAGAACGCCCAACCAGTGGCCGGGCTGAAACCAGTCCCCAAGGACTTGG AACAGGCAGGTCCCGGATTGCCCTAA
- the TNIP1 gene encoding TNFAIP3-interacting protein 1 isoform X3 yields the protein MEGTGPYHIYDPGGGSEENGSTALERLVEENARLKEKMQGIKSIGELLEESQVEASKLRQKAEDLVKDNKMLIGSSSLENLVETGAVGPDPSFARAAPGSAQPDLEARKSPPSDLEQPPNEDANLLPQLQQLENTLSGCAKEASKDQVFVRMGYMASELKRLASKVHKNEQRTSFLQTLCETLHNENKELRTKLEHDLEQRNQALEKLRCENQELRRMVTLSSQDSGKREAAEQQQLLEVNKQWDQHFRSMKQKYEQKVTDLHQELAEARRAVTELESEREQKQRDFDRKLLLAKSRIETEEAEKERLAMEVRDLQQRMRFLQEQLAPVTRQREYQEKEIQRLNKALEEALNVQASPPPIFAMEPAGKLPQQELLTQNELLKQQVKIFEEDFQRERSDRERMNEEKEELKQQLEKLQKQLVLSNNQLRASKDDCQREKEEKEKLKKLLKQHKQASGERLHPEPGPGPLGPACPMYQYQYSPPMAHPMYHGYDEWQQIRYPPAVPGEHTQGQNFHHFPPPEYPWRPPCAMAHSQNAQPVAGLKPVPKDLEQAGPGLP from the exons ATGGAGGGCACAGGACCCTATCATATCTATGACCCCGGTGGGGGCTCAGAGGAGAATGGATCCACGGCCTTGGAGCGGCTGGTGGAGGAGAACGCCCGGCTGAAGGAGAAGATGCAAGGGATCAAGTCTATCG GAGAGCTTCTGGAGGAGTCCCAGGTCGAGGCATCCAAGCTGCGGCAGAAGGCAGAGGACCTTGTGAAAGACAACAAAATGCTGATTGGATCGTCTTCCTTGGAGAACTTGGTGGAAACTGGAG CCGTCGGCCCTGATCCCAGCTTTGCACGGGCAGCCCCAGGCAGCGCCCAGCCGGACCTGGAAGCACGGAAATCACCTCCCAGT gacttggagcagcccCCGAACGAGGATGCCAACCTGCTGCcgcagctgcagcagctggagaacacGCTGAGTGGCTGTGCCAAGGAGGCCAGCAAGGACCAGGTCTTTGTGCGCATGGGCTACATGGCCTCCGAGCTCAAGCGCTTGGCCTCCAAGGTGCACAAGAACGAGCAGAGAACGTCCTTCCTGCAG ACGCTGTGTGAGACGCTGCACAATGAGAACAAGGAGCTGCGCACCAAGCTGGAGCATGACCTGGAGCAGAGAAACCAGGCTCTGGAGAAGCTCAG GTGTGAGAACCAGGAGCTCCGGAGGATGGTGACACTGAGCAGCCAGGACAGTGGGAAGAGAGAAGCTGccgagcagcagcag ctgctggaggtgaaCAAACAATGGGATCAGCATTTCCGCTCCATGAAGCAGAAGTATGAGCAGAAG GTCACGGACCTACACCAGGAGCTGGCTGAGGCCCGCAGGGCAGTGACCGAGCTGGAGTCAGAACGGGAGCAAAAGCAACGGGATTTTGACCGCAAGCTGCTCCTGGCCAAGTCCCGGATCGAAACAGAGGAG gcagagaaggagAGGCTGGCCATGGAGGTGAGGGACCTGCAGCAGAGGATGCggttcctgcaggagcagctggctcCAGTCACCAGGCAGCGGGAATACCAGGAAAAGGAGATCCAGAGGCTGAACAAG GCACTAGAAGAGGCCTTGAACGTCCAAGCCTCTCCACCACCCATCTTTGCCATGGAGCCGGCAGGGaagctgccacagcaggagctgctgaccCAGAATGAGCTACTCAAGCAGCAG gtGAAAATTTTTGAGGAAGACTTCCAGCGGGAACGGAGTGACAGGGAGAGAATGaatgaggagaaggaagagctgAAGCAACAGctagaaaagctgcagaagcagTTGGTCCTCTCCAACAaccag CTGCGAGCCTCCAAAGACGACTgccagagggagaaggaggagaaggagaagctgAAGAAGCTGCTGAAACAGCACAAACAG GCTTCTGGAGAGAGGCTGCACCCCgagccagggccagggccgCTGGGCCCAGCCTGCCCCATGTACCAGTACCAGTACAGCCCCCCCATGGCTCACCCCATGTACCACGGCTACGACGAGTGGCAGCAGATCCGATACCCCCCAGCCGTGCCGGGCGAGCACACGCAAGGACAGAACTTCCACCATTTCCCCCCG CCCGAGTACCCCTGGCGCCCGCCCTGTGCCATGGCTCACAGCCAGAACGCCCAACCAGTGGCCGGGCTGAAACCAGTCCCCAAGGACTTGG AACAGGCAGGTCCCGGATTGCCCTAA
- the GPX3 gene encoding glutathione peroxidase 3 yields MGGCSRSNWILPLFLAGLVQLGRSEEREKVDCYPTVTDTIYNYGALTLDGDEYIPFERYKGKTVLFVNVATYUGLTLQYVELNALQDELRNQGLVVLGFPSNQFGKQEPGQNSEILPALKYVRPGNGFVPNFQLFQKGDVNGAKEQKIFTFLKNACPPVAEEFGNPNKLFWEPLRNHDIKWNFEKFLVSPEGVPIMRWYHRTNIAVVKRDIMNYLRTRQQNHEEQQEQ; encoded by the exons ATGGGGGGCTGCTCCCGCAGTAACTGGATTTTGCCCCTTTTTTTGGCTGGGCTCGTCCAGCTGGGGCGAagtgaggagagagagaag GTGGACTGCTACCCCACGGTGACGGACACCATCTACAACTACGGGGCCCTGACCCTCGATGGGGACGAGTACATCCCCTTTGAGAGGTACAAGGGGAAGACAGTGCTCTTTGTCAACGTAGCCACATACTGAGGCCTGACCCTACAGTATGTTG AACTGAATGCACTACAAGATGAGCTGAGAAACCAAGGGCTCGTGGTCCTTGGCTTCCCCTCCAACCAGTTTGGGAAGCAGGAACCCGGCCAGAACTCAGAGATCCTCCCAGCACTTAA GTATGTCCGGCCAGGAAATGGCTTTGTTCCCAACTTCCAGCTGTTCCAGAAAGGGGATGTGAACGGGGCCAAGGAGCAGAAGATCTTTACCTTTCTGAAG AATGCCTGTCCGCCAGTGGCGGAGGAATTTGGGAACCCCAACAAGCTCTTCTGGGAGCCTCTGCGGAACCACGACATCAAGTGGAACTTTGAGAAGTTCCTGGTGAGCCCTGAGGGTGTGCCCATCATGCGCTGGTACCATCGCACCAACATCGCCGTGGTGAAGAGAGACATCATGAACTACCTGAGGACACGGCAGCAGAACCATGAGGAACAGCAGGAGCAGTAG